The Deltaproteobacteria bacterium genomic interval GTCGCCCGGTGATGCTCGGCTTCCAGGCAACGGGCGCGGCTCCGCTCGTCTCCGGCGTGCCGGTCGCGGAGCCGGAGACCATCGCGACTGCCATTCGCATCGGCAACCCGGCGTCGTGGAAGACGGCGGTGGAAGCGCAACGCGATTCCGGCGGGCTCTTCGCGGCAGTGACCGACGAGGAGATCCTCACCGCCTACCGGCGCCTCTCCAGCGAGGCCGGCGTCTTCTGCGAGCCGGCCAGCGCGGCGCCGGTGGCCGGACTGCTGCGGCTCGCGCGGGAGAAGCGAGACTTCAGCGGACAGACCATCGTCGCCGTGTTGACCGGCCATGGCCTGAAGGATCCGCAGTCCGCCATCGACGCAGCGGCCGCGATCGGGACGCCGATCGCCGACGACACAAAAGCGCTGGAGGCTGCTCTGCAATGAAGCCCTTCACGGTGCTCGTGCCGTGCTCGACGTCCAATCTCGGCTCCGGATTCGATGCGGTGGGGATCGCGCTCTCCGTATTCGATCTGATGGTGCGCGCCTCCCCCGGCGGCGAGGGTCTGCGCATCGCGCGGTTGTCGGGAGAAGGCGCGGATCGGCTGCCGCCGGATTCCACCAATCGCGTGATCGAGGCGGCGCACCGCGCAGCAATGACGGCAGGACGCCGCCCGGAGTCGCTGTCGGCGGAGCTTTCGATCCACAGCTCGATTCCTTTGAAGCGCGGTCTTGGTTCCTCGGCAGCGGCGGCGCTCGCGGGCGCAATGCTGGCCGATGCGCTCCTGGAGGGGGCGATCGGCGGCGATACCGTTCTGCGCACGGCCGTCGAGATGGAAGGCCATCCTGACAACGTCGTTCCCGCATTGCGCGGCGGGGCACAGGTCTCGGTCCGCGATGGGCGCGGCGGGATCATGTCGTGCCCCATCCGCATCGGCGCTCCCGTACGCGCAGCGCTGTACATCCCGGATCAGGAGCTGGCGACGTCCGCCGCGCGCGCGGTGCTGCCGAAGCAGGTCCCGTTCGCTGACGCCGTGCACAACCTTGGCCGCTCTGCGCTGTTGGTGGCGGCTCTCACGGAGGGCAAGCTCGAGCTGCTGGCGGAAGCAATGGACGATCGCCTCCACCAGCCCGCCCGCGCTGGCCTGCTTCCCTGGATGCCGCCTTTGCTCGAGGCCGCGAAGAAGGGCGGAGCATTCGGTGCGGCGCTCTCGGGCGCGGGAACCACGGTCTGCGCGCTGTGCAGCGCCGGCTCCGCGCGCGAAGTCGCGCGGGCCATGATGGACGCCGCCGCTTCGCTGGGAGTCGCCGGCCGCTCCGAAGTAGTGGACGTCGCCGTCCCAGGCGCCCGCGTCGTGTGAACGTCAAGGCGCGGAACTTGAATTGGTACTGCTCCAGCGCGCTACTGAGGGCGAGGGCTCAGGACTTCCGTTCGGTCTCGAGGATGTGCGCGATGGCGGCGTCGATGCGGCGGCGGAATTCGTCGTCCGCGTCCATGAACTGGACGCCGACACCGGGGAGGGTTCCGCGCTTCCTGGCGTCTTCCTTCGTCACCCGATGCACCACGATCCCGCGTGCCGGAACCGCGGTGCTGCTGCCCGGGAGCTCCATCTCGACCTGGACGATGGTCTTCAGAGGCGGCGGATTCTCGGTGTGCACGAATACGCCGCCCGCGCTGATGTTCGCGGCGTACTCCAGGACGAAGTCCTGCACCGTCGCGAAGCGCACCGCGAAGTTCGCGTTGTAGCGGGGGAACGCGCGGCGCCGGTCTTCGTGCGGATGCAGCGCCACCGCGCCGATGGGGACCGCGTCCGCGGCCCGCGTCCTCCGCGCGATGAGCTGGCCGATCTGCGTCCGATGCGCCTCGCCGGCTCCGACGAAATCCGCCCAGAACCCTGGCTCCTCGCCGGCGTTCGCGTGCTCGCGCACGACTGCGTCGACGTGCAGGGCGTCGCGCGCGCCGGGCAGATACAGCTTCATCGAGACCGTGGTTCCCGCGGCGGGCGGCTCGAGGCAGCACACGAGGACGCCACTCTCGCTCAGCTCGCGCGTGGTGGTCTGGACCGCGGTATCGCCGGCTGCGAAGCGGATGGGAAAGACGATAGACGCGCGATCCATGCAGTTTCAGTCTACCTGTCCCCTCTGGGGCACAAAGGCGCGCCTGTGGTCCGCGGCGCCCAAGGGTGGGATGCCCCGCGCGCGATGAACAGCGTCGCCCGCGTACGAGGGAACACCCTTGCGCAGGCACGGCTCGGAAGCTAGGTTCGCGGCCCCCTGCTGGAGGCAGCCGTGCCTTTGCGGACTCCGCTCTACGACGCCCACCTCGCTGCCTCGGCCCGCATCGTCGAGTTCGCGGGTTTCGAGATGCCCGTGCAGTACCAGGGCCTGCTCGAGGAACATGCGGCGGTGCGCGAGAACGTCGGGATGTTCGACGTCTCGCACATGGGAGAGATCACCCTCGAGGGCCCGCGCGCCCTGGAGACCGCGCAGAAGCTGGTCACGAACGACCTTTCGAAGTGCACGGATGGCCAGGCGCAGTACAGCGCGCTCTGCAACGAAAAGGGCGGCGTGATCGACGACGTCATCGTCTACCGGTTCTCGCCGGAGCGGCTCTTCATCTGCGTCAACGCCAGCGGGCGGGAGAAGGACTTCGACTGGATGCGCGCGCACGCCGGCGACGGGGTCGCGGTAGGCCAGCGCTCGGACGACTGGGCGCAGATCGCGGTGCAGGGACCGAACGCGCCGAAACTGGTCGATGCGCTCTGCGAGCCGCGCGTCCTCGACCTCGCCTACTACCACTTCCGCGAAGCCACGGTGGCCGGCGTCCGCGGATGCATCATCGCGCGCACCGGATACACGGGCGAGGACGGCTTCGAAGTCTTCGTCCCGCCCCAGGGAGCGCGAAAGCTCTGGGACGCGCTGCTCTCGAAGGGCGTGGTCCCCTGCGGGCTGGGCGCGCGCGACTCGCTGCGCCTGGAAGTCGCTTACCGTCTGTATGGAAACGACATGGACGAGGACCACACGCCGCTGGAGGCGGGGCTCGGCTGGATCGTCAAGCTCGACAAGCCGGGCGGGTTCATCGGCTCCGACGCGCTCATCCGCCAGAAGCAGGAAGGGCTCAAGCGCAGGCTCGCGGGATTCAAGCTCACGGGAAAGGGAATCGCCCGTCACGGCTATCCCGTCGTGCGGGAGGGAGAGCGCATCGGAGAGGTGACGAGCGGGACGATGAGCCCGGTGCTGAAGGAGCCCATCGGGCTCGCGTACGTTCCGACGGCGCTGGCGAAGGACGGATCCACGTTCGAGATCGAGATCCGGAGCAAACCCGTCGCGGCGAGGGTGGTGAAGACTCCCTTCGTGGAGAAGATCAAGTCGTGACGCAGGCGCTCCTCAATCACTTCTACGTCACTCCCGATCGGGAGACGTTCGCGGCGGCGGAAGCCAGCGACTTCGTTCGCCGGTTCGCGGCGATGGAGAAGCGGACCACCGTCCGCAAGGACACGACGTACACAGGCCTCTACCTCTACGGCGAGCACACGTACCTGGAGCTGCTGCATCCGGACTCCGCCTCGTTCGGCGCCCCTTCCGGCATTGCCTACGGGGTCGAGGAACCGGGTGGCCTTTCTCGCGTCTGCGAGGCGTTCCCCGGGGCCAAGCTCGAGGAGATCGCGCGAGGCGACGTGCCCTGGTTCAAATCCTGTCGGCCGCAGGAGCCGCTCCAGGGACTCGCCGAGTGGGCGATGGAATACGTGCCGGCCTTCTTCCGCGGCTTCCGCCCCGAGTTGCCGCCCGCCAGCCCTGGCATCGACCGATCCGACGCGCTCACCCGCTACGCGGCGAGCTGCGGAAAGTTGCGCCATCGCGAGGAAGGCCTGTTCGAAGACGTCATCGCTCTCGAGATCGCGCTCGCAGCCAGCGAAGCGGAGCGTTGGATGGCGCGAACGCTGCGAGTGGCGGATGCGGATCTGCGCGTGACGCCGGCACCGCCCGGCGCCCCGATCGGCATCCTGGCCGCGCACCTGAGCCTCCGGCGCGATGCAGGCCGCCGCGTCGAACGGATTGGCAGCACCACCCTTTCGCTCGACGGCCGCTCCGCCGTCTGGCGGTTCCAGAGAGGCCTCCATGGCGAATTATCCTGAGACGCTCCGGTACACCAAAGAGCACGAGTGGGCGCGCATCGCGGGCAAGACGGCGACGATCGGCATCACCGAGTTCGCCAAGGACCAGCTCGGCGACGTGGTCTACCTCGAGCTTCCGGAGGTGGGCGCGGCGGTGACGAGGGGCCAACCCTTCGGTGTGGTCGAAAGCACCAAGGCGGTCAGCGAGCTGTTTGCGCCGGTGAGCGGGAAGGTGACGAAGATCAACCAGGCGCTGGTGGACGCTCCCGAAGGAATCAACGACGATCCGCACGAGAAGGGATGGATGATCGAGATCGAGATGAGCGCCCCGAACGAGACGGGCGAGCTGCTCTCCGCGAAGCAGTACGAGGAGCTGCTGGCGAACGAGCATTGATGGAGACGCTCGACCTGCGCGGCCTGCTCTGCCCTCTCACCTGGGCGCGAACCAAGTACGCGCTGTCACTCCTGCGCCGGGGCGGCGAGCTCCTCGTCATCGTCGATCACCGGCCCGCCGTTCCCGACCTCAAGCGCAACGCAGAGGAGACGGGCAACGAGGTGGTCTCCTCGCGCGAGAGCAGCGACGGAGTCTGGGAGATGGTGCTGCGGAAAGGCTAGCCGCTGCCGCACTGGAGGTGCGGCTTGGTCGCGGCCGCCGAAGGCGGCTTAGCGACTACGCTTTGGACTGAACCTCTCATGAGTCTCGTCGAGCGCATTGCCGGTCACGTGCGCGGTTCTTTGGCGCTCGATGCGGCGCGGCCGCAGTGGGGCGCGGGGTTGCGCGCAGCTACGGCGTTGGCGGTCCCGCTGCTCGTTGCCTGGCTGACGCGGCGGCCCGAGCTGATCTGGTCGGGATTCGGCGGATGGCTGGCGATGCTCGCCGATCCGGGCGGCCCCTACCGGGCGCGCGCCATGGCGATGGGCACCTTTGCCGCAGCCGGCGCCGCGACTTCGTTCGCCGGCGGGATTGCCGGCCAATCGCCGTGGATTGCGCTGCCGGCTCTGTTCGTCTGCGCCCTGCTCTGCAGCCTGGTGCGCGTCCGCGGCGATACCGCCGCAACCATCGGCGTGCTCTCGCTGATCGTGTTCTGCATTACCGAAGGAACTCCAGCGGGTGTCCGCGAGAGCCTGCTGCGGGCGGAGATGCTCGTCGCCGGCGCAATGTTCGCCATCCTTCTCGCGGTCGCGGTCTGGCCGTTCCGGCCATACCATCCAGTGCGCGAAGCGGTCGCCTCTGCCTGGTCGGTCATCGCCGAGCTGGGCGCGCGGATGGCGCGCGTGGTGCGGACGCCGGCGGAGCCCGCGGCGTGGGAGGCGCTGGTGCCCCTCCGGCGGCGCGCTCGCGAAGCGCTGGAGGCCGCACGCCACGCGCTGGGCGTCGCGCGCGCCGGTTACCAGGGCGAGACGGGGCGTGGCCTGCAACTGCTCGTCCTCTACGAGATCGCGGAGCTGGCGCTGGGCGATCTGGCGGCGCTGCTGGAAGCTCTGCGCGCGCGGGCGGAGCGCGGCCAGGTGCTGCCGAAAGAGATCGCGGACGCCGTGCAACAGTTGAGCGCCGCGCATGCCGGGATCGCGCGGGCCGTGATCGAGCAGGGAGCCGCGCCCGCCACCCCGGTAGCCGCGAAGCTGGAGGCGGATCCCGACATGGCGGCGCTATTCGCGCGAGTCGAGGCGGAGACGCGCTACGCAGTGGAGTCCGTTCAAGCCCTCGCGGAAGGCGGAAAAGGCCCACCGCCGCCAGGAGCGCTCGCGCCGCCCGACGCATCGTCATCGCTGCGCGACGCATTTGCGCCGGGATCGATCGAGCTGCGGCATGCGCTCAGGGTCGCCATCGTGGCCACCGCCGCGCAGCTCCTGGCTACTGCGCTCCGCCTCGAGCGCAGCTATTGGGTGACGATCACCGTGATCATCGTCCTGCAGCCTCACGCCATCGCCACCGTGCGGCGGGGGCTGCAGCGCGTGGGCGGCACCGTGATGGGCGGTATCGTCGCCGCGCTCATCGTGCACTTCGTCGGGCAACCGCTGCTCCTGGGAGGCCTGCTGTTCATCCTCGCCTGCGCGGGAGTCGCCGTGCGGCGGATCAACTACGCCGCATTTGCCACGCTCATCACGCCGGTGTTCGTTCTCCTTGCAGAGGCTAACGCGCGGGGCGCACATCTGACGCGGGCGCGAATCTTCGACACCTTGTTGGGAGGGGCGTTGGCGCTGGCAGGCGGCGTCCTGCTGTGGCCGACACGCGATCTCGAGCGGATGCCCTCGCTCGTCGCCGCCGTGCTCCGTGCGAACCAGCGGTATCTGCGGGCCGTGCTGGGCGGTGAAGGTCCCGGAGGCACCGTCGCCGCGAGGCGGGCCGTCGGCCTGGCGACCGCGAACGCCGAGGCGGCGCTGCAGCGGCTGATCGGCGAATCCCGGCCCGCGGATCGCCTCGAGCCATTGATGGCCCTGGTCGCGTACGCCCGGCGGCTGAGCGCGTCGATCACCGCCCTCGGGTCGGCGCGCGTCCCGCCCGAGGATGCCGAACGCCTCGTCAACACTCTCGGGGAGCTCGCGGACGCCGCCGAAAGCGGACGCCCGCCTCCTCCGCTCACGCCGATGGAGGACCGCACCGCGCCGGAGCCGTCACAGCGCCTCGCCCGTCAATTGCGTGTCGTGCACTCCGCGCTCGCGCGGCTTGCCTGAGAGAGTTACTCTTTCCCGCCGCATGCGCACTGCCCTCCTCCTCGCCGCCGCTGCCTGCGCGAGCGCGCCCCGGTTGCGCCCCGAGCGAACGCACCTCCAGCCGCTGCTCCTGGAGGCGATCCGTTTTCCCACCGTCGCCGGCAACGACCAGGCGCGGCTCGACCAGCAGCAATGGCTGTTGCGGACGGCGGCGTCGCTCGGTCTCGCCGCACGCGACGCGGGTCCGGTGACTGAGATCGAGCTACCCGGTCCGCCGGGTGCGCCCGTCCTCGGACTGGTCGTGCACGGCGACGTGCAGCCCGTCGACGAGAAGCAGTGGACGGTGCCGCCCTTCGCGGGCGTGGTTCGCGACGGCGCCGTCTACGGTCGCGGCGCCGCCGACGACAAAGGCCCCTTGGTCCAGGCGCTGCTCGCGATGCATGCCCTCCGCGATTTGAAAAGGACGCACGCGCTGCGATTGCTCGTGGGAAGCGACGAGGAGAGCGGTTCGCGCGACATGAAGACATACCTCGCCTCGCACGCCCCGCCGGCGTACAGCCTCGTGCTCGACTCCGAATTTCCGGCCGTCGTCGGCGAGAAGGCCTGGGACGGCCTGGCCGTGCTGCCGGCCAATCTGGACCCTGGCAGCGGGAAACCGTGGGTCATCGAGGAAGTCGACGCGGGGCTCGCGCCGAGCATCGTGCCAGACCGTGCCCGCATCACCCTGCGCTGGCGGGAAGGCACGCCTGCGTGGGAACCGCTGGAGCAACGCCTCCGCGCCAGGACCCCCGCGCCGGGAACAACGCTGGAGATCGAGGACCGCGGCCCGCTGCTCGACGTCGTCGTCCACGGCCGCGCTGCTCACGCGGGCGTCAACGTCGAAGGCGGTCGCAACGCGCTCGTGTCGCTCGCGCAGATCGTCGCTGGAGAGCTGCCGGATTGCGCCCTGGCGGACGTCGTAGCGTTCGCTGCGCACGCGGGCGCCGATCTGAAGGGCGCCGCTCTCGGTCTCGACAAAATCGCTGCTCCGGGCTGGCGCGGCTGGACGGTCAACGTGGCGACGCTCAAGAAGGAGCCGGGACTGAACGGGAAGCTGGCGCTGGTGATCAACCTGCGCCGGCCCCCGCCGCTCACCGCCACGGAATCGAAGGAACGCCTCTACGCGGAAGTGCGCAAGTTCTCGCCGCGGCTCGAGCCCGGCGAAATCTACTTCGGCGACGAGCCGCTGGTGTTCGATCGGAACGCGAAGATCGTCCGCCGCCTGATGGACGATTACCAGCGCGCCACCGGCGAGCACCCTCCTCCCGCCATCTCCGGCGGCGGCACGTATGCGAAACGCATCCCCAACGCGATCGCCTACGGGATGTGGTTCCCGGGAAAGCCGTACACCGGCCACGACGTCGACGAGAAGATCGAGGTGGCCGACCTGGAGCGTGGACTCGACGTGCTCGTCGAGACGCTGCGCGACCTCGCCTCCGGTCCACCGCTGCAGGATCCGTTCCTGCCGTAGTAGTCTGCGCACCCTCATGCGCATCGCCACGCGGCTGCAGGGGCTGGAGCAGTCCGAGATCCGCCGCATGACGCGCGAATGCGAGCGCGTCGGCGGAATCAACCTGGGCCAGGGGATCTGCGATCTCCCCACGCCCGAGCTGGTGCGCGACGGAGCCATCGGCGCCATCCGCGAGAACCGCAGCACCTACTCCTTCGCCGAAGGCGCATCCGAGCTGCGAGCGGCGATCGCGAAGAAGCTCTCGCGCGACAACGGCCTTCAGGCCGACCCCGGCAGCGAGATCTGCGTCACGGTGGGCGCGAGCGGCGCATACGCCGCGACCCTCCACGCCCTGCTCAACCCCGGCGACGGCATTCTCCTCTTCGAGCCGTACTATGGCTATCACCTGAATGCAGCCGTCGTCGCCGGCCTCACCCCCGAATTCGTGACGCTCAAGCCGCCGGAGTTCGCGCTGAGCGAGGAGGCGCTGGAAGCGGGGATCACCCCGCGGACGCGAGCGGTCGTCGTCTGCACCCCGTCGAATCCGAGCGGAAAGATGTTCCGGCCGGCAGAGCTGGAGGCGCTGGCGCGCGTCGCCCGCCGCCGCGACCTCCTCGTCATCACCGACGAGATCTACGAGTACATCCGCTACGACGGCCGCCGCCACGTCTCGCCCGCGTCGATCGCCGGCCTGCAAGACAGGACCGTCACCATCATGGGTCTGTCCAAGACCTTCAGCATCACCGGCTGGCGCCTGGGGTACACGTTCGCTCCGGCGGAGCTGACGCGGGCGATCACGCTGGTGAACGACCTCTACTTCGTCTGCGCGCCGACCCCGCTGCAGCTCGGCGCTGCCCGTGGATTCGATGCTCCGCGCAGCTACTTCGAAGATCTCATGGTCGCCTACCGGAAGAAGCGCGACCGGATCTGCGCCGCGCTCGACCGCGCCCGCCTGCCGCCCATCGTGCCGGAGGGCGCGTACTACGTCCTGGCCGACTGCACCCGGCTCGGATTTGCCACGTCGGTCGAGGCCGCCATGCACGTCCTGGAAACGACGCAGGTCGCGTCGGTAGCGGCGAGCGCCTTCTACCGCGGCGCGGAGGGAGAGAGGCTGTTGCGCTTCTGCTTCGCCAAGGACGACGCCGTCCTCGAGGAAGCGTGCAGCAGGCTCGCGACCCTGCGATGAGGTCTCCGCTCCTCCCCATCTTCCTCATCGTGGTGGTGGACGTCCTCGGGCTCACCATCATGCTCCCGCTGCTCCCGTTCTACGCGGAGCACTTCGGCGCCACCCCCGCGGTGGTCGGCCTGCTGGTCAGCACCTACGCGCTCTGCCAGCTCGTCGCCGGGCCCGTCCTGGGGCAGATGTCGGACCACCTCGGCCGCAAGCCCGTCCTGACCGCCAGCCAGATCGGCACGTTCGTGGGCTTTCTGGTGCTCGCGTTCGCGCCCAATCTCTTCATCGTCTTCCTCGCGCGGGTCATCGACGGGCTGACCGCCGGGAACCTCTCCATCGCGCAGGCGTACATCGCCGACGTGACCAGACCAAAAGAAAGGGCGCGAGCGTTCGCGGTGATCGGGATCGCGTTCGGGATCGGCTTTCTCATCGGCCCCGGAGCGTCCGGCTACCTCACGACCCACTTCGGGTTCCAGGTTCCGATCCTCTGCGCGGCGGGACTCTCCTTGCTCAGCATCCTCGGGACCACGTTTCTCTTGCCCGCGATCCCTCCACACCCCGAAGGAGCGCACCCGGCAACGGCGGCGCAGGAGCTTGCCGGGCCAGTCGCGCCCGGCGGCAAGCGCCTGCGCATCTTCGACTGGGGAACCTATCTGCAATATTTCCGGCGCGCGCCTCTCGGCGGGCTGCTTCTGGAATTCTTCCTCTTCACCTTCGCCTTCGCCACCTTCACCAGCGGCTTTGCGCTGTTCGCGGAGAGGCGGTTCATCTGGCACGGCGTTCCGTTCGGGCCGAAGGAAGTGGGTTACGTCTTCATGTACTCGGGCCTGCTCGGCATCGTCGTGCAGGGATCGATGCGCCAGGGCGCGCTCGTCCGGCGCATCGGGGAGGCGCGGCTGGTGACGCTCGGATTCTTCAGCGGCGCGGTGGGATACGCGCTGCTCGGCGTCAGCTTCGCGATCCCGCCGCTCTTGCTGGCGGCAACTCTCGCCTCCTTCGGCACCGGCGTGCTGCGGCCAGCGCTCACCAGCCTGATCACGCAGCAGGTTTCCCGCAGCGAGCAGGGCGTCGTGCTCGGGCTGAACCAATCGCTGCTCTCGATCGCGCTGATCGTCGGACCGGCCATCGCCGGCGTACTGATCGAGCACGGACACCTGACGCTCTGGGGACTCTGGGCAGCGGTGATCCTCGCCGCGGGCCTGCTCTTGAACTTGCGGGCCCGCGAGGCGCGGCTCGCCGCGGCTCAGAAACCGCGCGAGGCCGGCGATCCGGGAACGTAGGCGGGACCGACCTGCAGGCGCATGCCGCCGGTCGCGGCGAGGAGCGTGAACGCGAAAGGCAACTTCACGGTGCCGTCCTCGCGGATCAGGCCCGGCGGAGGATTCGGGAACCGCTGCACGATGCGGAACGCGTCGACGGCGACTTCGTCGAGGTACTGCACGCCCGACGACGCGGCGACGTGCACGTCGGTGATCTCGCCTTGGCGATCGAGAGTGAACTCGATCACCGTGCGCCGGTCCTTGTACGAGTAGAGCTGACCGGTGGGATCCCTCTTGCCGGAAGCGTCGATCACCTTCTGCGTCCAGACGCGCCCGACGGTCTCCTTCACGCGGTTGAGGAACCCGGCGAACTTGAAGCTGCGCGCGTTGAGGAAGGTGCCCTCGCCCTCTTCGATGCCGCGGAGGTCGTCCGGCATGGGCCCGCCGGCGATGGGGCCTGTGGCGCCGACAGGCTCGTTCAACGTCAGCTTGAGCGGGCGCAGATCGCCTGGCATGCCCGGCTCCGCGCCCGGCGACCCGGGACCGATGCTGGACGCCTTTCCGTCGCTGCCAGGATCGGCCCTGGCGATGCGATTGCCGGTGCCCTTGAACGCATCGGTGCCTTCGCGGTTGCGCACGGTGCCGTCCGGCGCCTCCTCCAGCCGAAGGGGATCCATTCGCTCCCTGCCGGGAAGCTGCGCCACTTCGCGCTGGCGCTTCTGCCTGGCGCCGCCGCCCGCCGTGCCGTTGTCGCCCGGGTGCGCGCTCGTCGCCGGAGCGCCCGCTTCGGCCTTGTCGGTACGCCCTTCCTTCTGCAGCTTCGAAAGCGCGTTCTTGTAGAAGGCGCTCGTTTCGCGGGCGCGCGTCTCCTTCTCGACGCGGCTGTCCTTCTCGGAGAGATACTTCGTCGCCTTGTCAGGCGCCTGCTCGTTGGTGGGCCCGAGCGAAACCACCTGGCCCCTCTCGAGCTTCTCCTCTTTCTCGGGCGGAGGAACCGGTGCGACGGGCAACCTCGGAATCTGCTGCTGTGGCGCAGCAGCCGTCGTTTGCGGGCCGCCGGGGCGAATGCCCTGCAGCTGCGACCGGTCCGAGGTGACCAGGGAAACGATCTGGGGGACGACGTGCTTGGGGGCGTGGAAGATCGCGTCCCGCGCCACGCCGAGCATCAGCAGGAAGTGCCCCGTGATCGATACGACGACCGCAATGGTCAGGCGGCGGCCCCGCCGGGCCGGCTGCTGAGGCAAAGGCATGGCGGCTACATTGTAGCGCCGGCGCAGTGCGACAGGCGAGTCGCTGAACGTCGTGGAGTGCGCCGGAATACGACTCTGGTCGGTTTGCCGGAGCACCCGTCCTGAACAGGGGGGAGCGCCTAGTAAATCCTCACAGGCGCCGCTCCTGAGTAGTACCAGGCAAGAATGTCCCGGTAGGTGGCGCCGCGCTGGGCGCGGCCGATGGCGCCGGTCTGGCACATCCCGCTTCCGTGGCCCCAGCCGCCGCCGACGAAGGTCCAGCCCGATCCGGACCGTTCGACCACGAACATTCCGCTGTTCAGGTTCCGGAAGAGCCTCCGGATCTGCAGTTCGCCGTAGACGCGGGCGCTCGCCCGGCTGCCGGCGATGCGCAATGCGCGCGCACGGCCGGAGACGCCCCGCCCTTCGACGGCCAGCGTCTGGACGGTGCCGACGCCGAGGGAAGCGCAGATTTCGTCCACCTCGCGCTGGGTGAACGTACGCCTCCAGCGGACCTTGTCGGCATTGGCGAAACCGGACGCCGCGCAATAGCTGGGAAAGGGGTCCAGGTGGACGAAGCGGGAGACGAGCGCTTCTCCCACACCGTCGCGGAAGGGCCCCATTCCGGGAGCGAGCGGATCGAAATCGGGCCGCCCGCGGAGCGACGGATCGGCGGGACCGCTCCAGACCGCATCGTTGTCCTCGGTAAACCCGCCGCACACCGCCGAGTAGACGGAATCGACCAGCCGGCTCTGGCCGCCATGCTCCGCGAAGAGAGCCTCGCCGCGGGTGGCCTCCACGGCGGCGTCGGGACCCGCCTGCTCGGCGGCCACGCCCTTGTAGACCTGGCAGTGCTGCTCGGCGCAGAGCAGGTACGGATCGCCGAGGTGACGCGCGCCGATCTTCGCCAGCACTTCGCCGCGGGCCGTGACCGCCTGTGCCTTCAGCGCTTCCGCATGCGCGCGGGCGAAGATCTCGCTCGGCACCACCCCGCGCACGAGCCGCTCCATCCCGACCGCAGCCACCAGCGCGAGCGACCCGGAACCGTCTACCGTCGCGAACAGCCGCTCCGGGTACGTCCGGTCCTCGTAGCCGTGGAAGCTGTAGCCCATTCCGTATTCCACCTGCTCGACGGTGAGGCCGGAATCGGTACGCAGCTCCACCGCGCTCTCGCCGATGGCTGCGGAATTGCCGCGAGGATCCCGCAGCTCGATTCGCGCGCGGGGACGCGTGGCCAGCTCGCGGCGGATCTGCACCCGCAGCCCGAGCCGGGCCTGCAGGTCCTGCGCCTTCTGCCGCGCTGCCGCCTCGGTTCCGTCGCCGTCGGCCAGCACGGAGTACTTGCGCGTGTCGACGACGTGCCCGGCGATGCCATAGGCCTCGCCGACGGTCGCGATCCGGATCGCGACTCGTTTTGCCGCCCAATCCTCCCGCGCTTTCTGCAGCCCCTGCTTGTCGTCGTAGCGAAGCTGCTCGAGCTCCACCCACGAGGCGCCGGCTCCCTGCGAGCTTTCCAGCAGTTGCAGCGTCCAGCGGCCGGAGGCTCCGCCGGCGACGGCTGTCGTCATTTCTCCGGAGCGCGAGCGGACGCGCGCCGTCAGAGGCCCCTTCGGGACGAAGACGATCTGCTGCCGCCCTTCGAGCACGCGCACGGTGATCAGCGGCTCTCCGCCGGAGAACGACAGGCGGCGCGAGTAGAGAAGCTCGAGCGGATCGTCCGGCGCGGGCGTCCCGGAGAAGAGATCGTCCTCTGCGCGGACAGCGCGCGAGAGCAGCGCGCCGCCGAGGACGGAGAGAAACCTGCGGCGCGGCGTCTT includes:
- the thrB gene encoding homoserine kinase, with product MKPFTVLVPCSTSNLGSGFDAVGIALSVFDLMVRASPGGEGLRIARLSGEGADRLPPDSTNRVIEAAHRAAMTAGRRPESLSAELSIHSSIPLKRGLGSSAAAALAGAMLADALLEGAIGGDTVLRTAVEMEGHPDNVVPALRGGAQVSVRDGRGGIMSCPIRIGAPVRAALYIPDQELATSAARAVLPKQVPFADAVHNLGRSALLVAALTEGKLELLAEAMDDRLHQPARAGLLPWMPPLLEAAKKGGAFGAALSGAGTTVCALCSAGSAREVARAMMDAAASLGVAGRSEVVDVAVPGARVV
- a CDS encoding TIGR02266 family protein is translated as MDRASIVFPIRFAAGDTAVQTTTRELSESGVLVCCLEPPAAGTTVSMKLYLPGARDALHVDAVVREHANAGEEPGFWADFVGAGEAHRTQIGQLIARRTRAADAVPIGAVALHPHEDRRRAFPRYNANFAVRFATVQDFVLEYAANISAGGVFVHTENPPPLKTIVQVEMELPGSSTAVPARGIVVHRVTKEDARKRGTLPGVGVQFMDADDEFRRRIDAAIAHILETERKS
- the gcvT gene encoding glycine cleavage system aminomethyltransferase GcvT, with translation MPLRTPLYDAHLAASARIVEFAGFEMPVQYQGLLEEHAAVRENVGMFDVSHMGEITLEGPRALETAQKLVTNDLSKCTDGQAQYSALCNEKGGVIDDVIVYRFSPERLFICVNASGREKDFDWMRAHAGDGVAVGQRSDDWAQIAVQGPNAPKLVDALCEPRVLDLAYYHFREATVAGVRGCIIARTGYTGEDGFEVFVPPQGARKLWDALLSKGVVPCGLGARDSLRLEVAYRLYGNDMDEDHTPLEAGLGWIVKLDKPGGFIGSDALIRQKQEGLKRRLAGFKLTGKGIARHGYPVVREGERIGEVTSGTMSPVLKEPIGLAYVPTALAKDGSTFEIEIRSKPVAARVVKTPFVEKIKS
- the gcvH gene encoding glycine cleavage system protein GcvH, translating into MANYPETLRYTKEHEWARIAGKTATIGITEFAKDQLGDVVYLELPEVGAAVTRGQPFGVVESTKAVSELFAPVSGKVTKINQALVDAPEGINDDPHEKGWMIEIEMSAPNETGELLSAKQYEELLANEH
- a CDS encoding sulfurtransferase TusA family protein — encoded protein: MDDRDRDERPERDGRAALREAVRGAAGERALMETLDLRGLLCPLTWARTKYALSLLRRGGELLVIVDHRPAVPDLKRNAEETGNEVVSSRESSDGVWEMVLRKG
- a CDS encoding M20 family metallopeptidase; translation: MPNASSTLSGSSRTPPKADARLLRSRRWRTAPRRSRHSASPVNCVSCTPRSRGLPERVTLSRRMRTALLLAAAACASAPRLRPERTHLQPLLLEAIRFPTVAGNDQARLDQQQWLLRTAASLGLAARDAGPVTEIELPGPPGAPVLGLVVHGDVQPVDEKQWTVPPFAGVVRDGAVYGRGAADDKGPLVQALLAMHALRDLKRTHALRLLVGSDEESGSRDMKTYLASHAPPAYSLVLDSEFPAVVGEKAWDGLAVLPANLDPGSGKPWVIEEVDAGLAPSIVPDRARITLRWREGTPAWEPLEQRLRARTPAPGTTLEIEDRGPLLDVVVHGRAAHAGVNVEGGRNALVSLAQIVAGELPDCALADVVAFAAHAGADLKGAALGLDKIAAPGWRGWTVNVATLKKEPGLNGKLALVINLRRPPPLTATESKERLYAEVRKFSPRLEPGEIYFGDEPLVFDRNAKIVRRLMDDYQRATGEHPPPAISGGGTYAKRIPNAIAYGMWFPGKPYTGHDVDEKIEVADLERGLDVLVETLRDLASGPPLQDPFLP